The following proteins are encoded in a genomic region of Sorangiineae bacterium MSr12523:
- a CDS encoding RbsD/FucU family protein yields the protein MLKNLTSLHTPELLHTLASMGHGDDIVVVDAHFPAVSMAQRLVRLDGVSAPVALDAILQLIPLDTFVADPALRMEVVGKPDEVPEVQKEFQAVITNREGKPSPLTKIERFAFYERAKKAFAIVVTGELRPYGCVIIKKGVIF from the coding sequence ATGCTCAAGAACCTGACCTCTCTGCATACTCCGGAGCTGTTGCACACGCTTGCCTCGATGGGACACGGCGATGATATCGTGGTCGTCGACGCCCACTTCCCGGCCGTTTCCATGGCGCAAAGACTCGTCCGGCTCGACGGCGTCAGCGCTCCAGTGGCGTTGGATGCCATTCTGCAGCTCATTCCGCTCGATACGTTCGTCGCCGACCCGGCCTTGCGGATGGAGGTGGTGGGAAAGCCAGATGAGGTGCCGGAAGTGCAGAAAGAATTTCAAGCGGTCATCACGAATCGGGAAGGGAAACCTTCGCCCTTGACAAAAATCGAGCGCTTTGCATTTTACGAACGGGCGAAGAAAGCTTTTGCCATCGTCGTGACCGGTGAACTGCGCCCTTACGGGTGCGTGATCATCAAGAAGGGCGTTATCTTCTAA